One window from the genome of Rufibacter tibetensis encodes:
- a CDS encoding 1-deoxy-D-xylulose-5-phosphate reductoisomerase, producing MKKRVAILGSTGSIGTQALEVIQGQPQAFEVEVLTAHSNADLLIAQAIAFQPNAVVITKEDLYEQVHDALEVHPIKVYAGMNAVNGVVQMDTVDIVLTAMVGYAGLQPTIKAIEAGKTIALANKETLVVAGQLITQLAREKGVNIYPVDSEHSAIFQCLTGEFHNPIEKIILTASGGPFRGKDRHFLQTVTKAQALKHPNWEMGAKITIDSASLMNKGLEVIEAKWLFGLRNDQIEVVVHPQSIVHSLVQFEDGSIKAQMGLPDMKLPIQYALNYPHRLKSDYPRFNFLNYPQLTFEKPDLETFRNLGLAFEAMEKGGNAPCVLNAANEVAVAAFLRDEVGFLEMSDLISDCLAKVAYIAEPSLDDFVQTDREARQIALSLMQA from the coding sequence ATGAAGAAACGAGTAGCCATTCTCGGCTCCACAGGCTCCATTGGAACGCAGGCGTTGGAAGTGATTCAAGGACAGCCTCAGGCATTTGAAGTGGAGGTGCTCACGGCTCATTCCAACGCTGATCTGTTAATTGCCCAAGCCATTGCCTTTCAACCGAATGCCGTTGTTATTACCAAGGAAGACTTGTACGAGCAGGTGCACGATGCGCTGGAAGTCCATCCTATTAAAGTATATGCGGGCATGAACGCGGTCAATGGCGTGGTGCAGATGGATACCGTGGACATTGTGCTCACGGCTATGGTAGGCTATGCCGGCTTGCAGCCCACTATTAAAGCCATTGAGGCAGGCAAAACCATTGCGTTAGCCAACAAAGAAACCTTGGTGGTGGCAGGGCAGCTGATCACCCAACTGGCCCGGGAAAAAGGCGTGAACATCTATCCGGTAGACTCAGAGCACAGCGCTATTTTCCAGTGCTTGACCGGCGAGTTTCATAACCCTATTGAGAAAATCATTTTAACAGCCTCTGGTGGACCGTTCCGGGGGAAAGACCGGCATTTTCTGCAAACCGTAACCAAAGCCCAAGCATTGAAGCACCCCAACTGGGAGATGGGCGCCAAAATCACCATTGATTCGGCTTCGCTCATGAACAAGGGCCTGGAAGTGATTGAGGCGAAATGGCTGTTCGGGCTGCGGAACGACCAGATTGAAGTAGTGGTGCACCCACAATCTATTGTGCACTCGCTCGTTCAGTTTGAGGACGGTTCTATTAAGGCTCAGATGGGACTGCCAGACATGAAACTGCCCATTCAGTATGCCTTGAACTATCCACACCGCCTTAAATCTGATTACCCACGCTTTAACTTCCTGAATTATCCGCAACTCACTTTTGAGAAACCAGATTTAGAGACATTCCGCAATTTAGGTTTGGCGTTCGAAGCCATGGAAAAAGGCGGAAATGCCCCGTGCGTTCTCAATGCGGCCAACGAAGTAGCGGTAGCTGCGTTCTTACGTGACGAGGTGGGCTTTCTGGAGATGTCTGACCTCATTTCTGACTGTCTCGCTAAAGTTGCGTATATTGCCGAGCCTTCTTTGGATGACTTTGTGCAAACCGATCGCGAGGCACGTCAGATCGCATTAAGCTTGATGCAGGCGTAA
- a CDS encoding GH3 auxin-responsive promoter family protein, producing MGIKAFLSKPMASWVVAQQQSWMNQPGQAQQQVFESIIRTGTHTAFGKDHYFKDIQTPKDFAQAVPVRDYEALRPYFDRLKNGERDVVWPGLPLYFAKTSGTTSGTKYIPITTDSISNHMNGAKNALLNYIHETGRSQFLDGKLIFLSGSPVLEQVAGINTGRLSGIVNHHVPGYLRTNQLPSFTTNCIEDWETKLDAIVNETIDQRMTLISGIPPWVQMYFDKIMSRTGKQIKDIFPDFQLFVYGGVNFAPYKTKLFESIGRKIDSIETFPASEGFIAFQNEQDDPGLLLLANSGIFYEFIPAEEFHQPNPRRLTLAEVKAGVNYALIINSNAGLWGYSIGDTVKFTSLFPHKLVVSGRLKHFISAFGEHVIGEEVEGALHDAMQEFPEVAVTEFTVAPYVDQGEGASYHEWLIAFDSPPHDAERFAKVLNWHLRKRNTYYDDLISGNILTNLKVTALPPNAFQQYMKRQGKLGGQNKVPRLSNDRTLADGLLEVLKAV from the coding sequence ATGGGTATAAAGGCGTTCTTGAGTAAACCAATGGCCTCTTGGGTGGTTGCCCAACAGCAAAGCTGGATGAATCAGCCCGGGCAAGCGCAACAGCAGGTGTTTGAGTCAATTATCCGGACAGGCACTCATACAGCTTTCGGGAAAGACCATTACTTCAAGGACATTCAGACGCCAAAGGATTTTGCCCAGGCAGTACCTGTGCGTGATTATGAGGCCCTTCGCCCGTACTTTGACCGGCTTAAGAATGGCGAACGCGATGTGGTCTGGCCGGGGCTGCCGCTGTACTTTGCCAAAACCTCAGGTACAACCTCGGGCACCAAGTACATTCCCATCACCACAGATTCTATTTCCAACCATATGAACGGGGCTAAAAACGCTCTGCTCAACTACATTCATGAAACAGGCCGGTCCCAGTTCCTGGACGGGAAATTGATTTTCCTGAGCGGGAGCCCGGTGCTGGAGCAAGTAGCTGGTATAAACACTGGGCGGTTGTCTGGCATTGTGAACCACCACGTGCCGGGGTATCTGCGCACAAACCAATTGCCGAGCTTTACCACCAACTGCATTGAAGACTGGGAAACCAAGCTGGATGCCATTGTGAATGAAACCATTGACCAGCGCATGACGCTTATCTCAGGTATTCCGCCGTGGGTGCAGATGTATTTTGATAAAATCATGTCCCGCACCGGAAAGCAGATCAAAGACATTTTCCCTGACTTTCAATTATTTGTGTACGGTGGCGTGAACTTTGCCCCTTATAAAACTAAGTTGTTTGAAAGCATTGGCCGTAAAATTGATTCCATAGAAACATTTCCGGCTTCAGAAGGCTTCATTGCGTTTCAAAACGAGCAGGACGACCCTGGTTTGCTACTGCTCGCCAACAGCGGTATTTTTTACGAGTTTATTCCCGCCGAGGAGTTTCACCAACCCAACCCACGCCGTCTTACGCTGGCCGAGGTGAAGGCCGGGGTTAATTACGCCCTCATCATCAACAGCAACGCCGGTTTATGGGGCTATTCCATTGGAGACACCGTAAAGTTCACGTCGTTGTTCCCCCACAAACTGGTGGTGAGTGGCCGGTTAAAGCATTTTATTTCCGCCTTTGGTGAACACGTGATAGGCGAGGAGGTGGAAGGTGCCCTGCACGATGCTATGCAGGAGTTTCCTGAAGTGGCGGTAACTGAATTTACCGTGGCTCCCTACGTAGACCAGGGCGAAGGGGCCTCTTACCATGAGTGGCTCATCGCTTTTGACTCGCCGCCGCATGACGCAGAAAGGTTTGCCAAAGTCTTGAACTGGCACTTGCGCAAACGGAACACCTATTATGATGACCTAATCTCGGGCAACATCCTGACTAACCTGAAGGTAACGGCATTGCCCCCCAATGCTTTCCAACAGTACATGAAACGCCAGGGCAAATTGGGTGGCCAGAACAAAGTGCCCCGCCTGAGCAATGACCGCACCCTGGCTGATGGGCTGTTGGAAGTTTTGAAGGCGGTGTAA
- a CDS encoding CHRD domain-containing protein, giving the protein MRKLLYVFPALAMSLFLTGCETDLVEPQITEAVSSSDAKQSRTYIAHLSPENEVSATPIMSNANGQIILKLSKDGTELSYKLIAANLTSPRVGQHLHLGAAGVNGPVLVSLMSTAEPTANGVIAEGIITNGSLRQIIPGQVLTLAYLIQQIEAGNIYTNVHTTMYTGGEIRGQVK; this is encoded by the coding sequence ATGAGAAAGTTACTCTACGTTTTCCCAGCATTGGCCATGTCTCTTTTCTTAACCGGTTGCGAGACAGACCTGGTTGAACCTCAAATTACTGAAGCAGTAAGTAGCTCTGATGCAAAGCAGTCCAGAACGTACATTGCGCACCTTAGCCCGGAAAATGAAGTATCTGCCACGCCCATCATGAGCAATGCGAACGGACAAATTATCTTAAAGCTGAGCAAAGACGGCACTGAGTTATCTTATAAGTTAATTGCCGCCAACTTAACCTCCCCGCGGGTTGGACAACACCTGCACCTGGGAGCCGCTGGCGTAAATGGCCCCGTTTTGGTTAGCTTAATGAGCACGGCTGAGCCTACCGCTAACGGCGTGATTGCAGAAGGGATTATTACCAATGGCTCTTTGAGGCAGATAATTCCAGGGCAAGTATTAACCTTAGCCTATTTAATACAACAGATTGAGGCTGGAAACATTTACACAAACGTGCATACCACCATGTACACTGGTGGAGAAATCAGAGGCCAGGTTAAATAA
- a CDS encoding OsmC family peroxiredoxin, whose translation MANNTGTGVWQGGLKDGKGTVSTQSGTLDARYSFGTRFEEDVTGTNPEELVGAAHAGCFSMFLSSLLENAGKKATSVRTQAKVHLGQENGPFIRKIDLTTEVEAPGLSNDELQELAQKAKEGCPISKALASVPEMTLSATLKGA comes from the coding sequence ATGGCAAATAACACAGGAACAGGCGTATGGCAAGGCGGCCTGAAAGACGGCAAAGGAACCGTATCTACCCAAAGTGGCACCTTAGACGCCCGCTACTCCTTCGGAACCCGTTTTGAAGAGGATGTCACCGGCACAAACCCAGAGGAACTGGTGGGTGCCGCCCATGCTGGTTGCTTCTCCATGTTTTTAAGCAGTCTTTTAGAAAACGCTGGTAAAAAGGCAACTTCAGTAAGAACCCAGGCTAAAGTTCATCTGGGACAGGAAAACGGACCGTTCATCAGAAAAATTGATCTAACCACTGAGGTGGAGGCCCCAGGCCTGTCAAATGATGAACTACAGGAGTTAGCCCAGAAAGCAAAAGAAGGCTGCCCTATTTCCAAAGCACTGGCTTCTGTGCCTGAAATGACGCTTTCTGCTACCTTGAAAGGTGCCTAA
- a CDS encoding peroxiredoxin — translation MALRLGDIAPDFTAETSEGTINFHEWIGDGWAVLFSHPRDYTPVCTTELGAVSRIKEEFDRRNVKVAALSVDPIDSHHGWIQDINETQNTTVNFPIIADADRKVSDLYDMIHPNASDTFTVRSVFIIGPDKKVKLIFTYPASTGRNFAEIIRVIDSLQLTANHSVATPANWENGQDCVILPSVKQEEVEAKFPKGHRVIKPYLRLTPQPNLD, via the coding sequence ATGGCATTACGATTAGGCGATATCGCCCCTGACTTCACCGCAGAAACATCTGAAGGCACAATTAATTTCCATGAGTGGATTGGCGATGGCTGGGCAGTTCTGTTTTCACACCCACGTGACTATACTCCGGTTTGTACTACTGAGCTTGGTGCTGTATCACGCATCAAAGAAGAGTTTGACCGTCGTAACGTGAAAGTGGCCGCTTTGAGCGTAGACCCAATTGATTCACACCACGGCTGGATTCAGGACATCAACGAAACGCAGAATACTACCGTTAACTTCCCGATCATTGCTGACGCAGACCGTAAAGTGTCTGACCTGTATGACATGATTCACCCTAACGCCAGCGATACCTTCACTGTGCGCTCTGTGTTTATTATCGGACCAGACAAGAAAGTGAAATTGATTTTTACTTACCCTGCTTCTACAGGTCGTAATTTCGCTGAGATCATTCGTGTGATTGATTCCTTGCAGTTAACCGCCAACCACAGTGTGGCTACGCCAGCCAACTGGGAAAACGGTCAGGATTGCGTGATTCTGCCTTCTGTAAAGCAAGAAGAAGTAGAAGCCAAATTCCCGAAAGGCCACAGAGTGATCAAGCCTTACCTGCGCCTTACTCCGCAGCCAAATTTAGACTAG
- a CDS encoding RrF2 family transcriptional regulator: MISKKAKYALKALLYLAKQHDRGLVLISEIAAAERIPRKFLEAILVDLKVQQIVQSTRGKNGGYTLVKDPALISVGNVIRMVDGPLAPVHCVSHLYYRKCEECVDEATCEIRLLMKRVRDATCDILDTTFLADFSKVTALVVEEEANQI, translated from the coding sequence ATGATTTCAAAAAAAGCCAAGTACGCCCTCAAAGCGCTTCTGTATTTAGCAAAGCAGCATGATCGCGGCCTGGTACTTATCTCTGAGATAGCCGCCGCTGAGCGTATTCCGCGCAAGTTCCTGGAGGCTATTCTGGTAGACCTGAAAGTGCAGCAGATTGTGCAAAGCACCCGCGGCAAGAACGGCGGTTACACATTGGTGAAGGACCCTGCACTGATTTCGGTAGGCAACGTCATCAGGATGGTGGATGGCCCGTTGGCCCCGGTTCACTGCGTTAGTCATCTGTACTACCGTAAGTGTGAGGAGTGCGTAGATGAGGCTACTTGTGAAATTCGCCTGCTTATGAAACGCGTGCGTGACGCCACTTGCGATATTCTAGATACTACCTTCCTGGCTGACTTCTCTAAAGTGACCGCTTTGGTGGTAGAGGAAGAAGCCAATCAAATCTAA
- the dnaA gene encoding chromosomal replication initiator protein DnaA has translation MIKDCTTVWHNCLQVIKDNIGEQSYKTWFEPIVPLSLTNNVLTIQVPSQFFYEWLEEHYVGLLKKVVFQELGSEGRLEYSIIVDQGNDHSKPQTVNIPTKKVPAAVANSYSPERSFLKNPFESKAIDRHFFNSQLNNSYTFENYIEGDCNRLARSAGYAVANKPGTTSFNPLMVYGGVGLGKTHLVQAIGNHIKSNNPDKFVLYVSSEKFVNQFIESLKTNNVQDFANFYLLVDILIIDDVQFLSGKEKTQEMFFHIFNHLHQSGKQIVMTSDCPPRDLKGLEERLLSRFKWGLTADLQSPDFETRMAIIYKKMQSDGIHIPDNVIEYLAYSVDTNVRELEGVLISLIAQSSLNRKEIDLELAKAALKHIIEDVETEVNLDFIQKTVAEYFQVSLDSLKAKTRKKEIVTARQVAMYFAKEYTSHSLKSIGYHFGGRDHSTVIHSVQTVSDLIDTDKKFKASIQELQKKFKVKAV, from the coding sequence ATGATAAAGGACTGTACTACCGTCTGGCATAACTGTTTACAAGTTATCAAAGACAACATAGGAGAGCAGAGCTACAAGACGTGGTTCGAGCCGATCGTGCCTTTGTCTTTGACAAACAACGTTCTGACCATTCAGGTCCCTAGCCAATTCTTTTATGAGTGGCTGGAGGAGCACTATGTGGGCCTGCTCAAGAAAGTGGTGTTCCAGGAACTGGGCAGCGAAGGCCGTCTGGAATACTCTATTATTGTAGACCAGGGCAATGACCATAGCAAGCCGCAAACGGTCAACATCCCTACCAAGAAGGTTCCTGCCGCGGTGGCAAATTCCTACAGTCCTGAGCGCAGCTTCCTGAAGAACCCGTTTGAATCGAAAGCCATTGACCGGCACTTCTTCAATTCGCAGCTAAACAACAGCTACACCTTTGAGAACTACATTGAGGGAGATTGTAACCGTTTGGCCCGTTCAGCGGGGTACGCGGTAGCCAATAAACCAGGCACCACGTCATTCAACCCGTTAATGGTGTATGGCGGCGTAGGATTGGGCAAAACCCACCTGGTACAGGCCATTGGGAACCACATCAAGAGCAACAACCCAGACAAATTTGTGCTGTACGTTTCTTCAGAGAAGTTCGTGAACCAGTTCATTGAATCTTTGAAGACCAACAACGTGCAGGACTTTGCCAACTTCTACCTGCTGGTAGACATCCTCATCATTGATGATGTGCAGTTCCTGAGTGGCAAGGAGAAAACCCAGGAGATGTTCTTCCACATCTTCAACCACCTGCACCAAAGCGGCAAACAGATTGTGATGACCTCAGACTGTCCGCCGCGTGACCTGAAGGGATTGGAAGAGCGCCTGTTGTCCCGCTTCAAGTGGGGTTTGACTGCTGATTTACAAAGCCCTGACTTTGAAACACGGATGGCCATCATCTACAAAAAGATGCAGTCAGACGGTATTCACATTCCAGACAATGTGATTGAATACCTGGCCTATAGCGTAGATACCAACGTGCGGGAACTGGAAGGAGTGCTTATTTCGTTAATAGCACAGTCTTCCTTGAACCGCAAAGAGATTGACTTGGAATTGGCGAAAGCTGCTTTAAAACACATCATTGAAGATGTGGAGACCGAGGTGAACCTGGACTTTATCCAGAAAACCGTGGCCGAGTACTTCCAGGTGAGTTTAGACTCCCTCAAAGCCAAAACCCGCAAGAAAGAGATTGTGACCGCGCGTCAGGTAGCCATGTACTTCGCGAAAGAGTACACCAGCCATTCTCTTAAATCCATTGGGTACCATTTTGGTGGCAGAGACCACTCTACGGTGATCCACTCAGTACAGACGGTTTCTGACCTGATTGATACCGACAAAAAATTCAAGGCTTCTATCCAGGAGCTGCAGAAGAAGTTCAAGGTGAAGGCGGTTTAA
- a CDS encoding bifunctional metallophosphatase/5'-nucleotidase, producing the protein MKRREFIKSTLAGTAGLAVLGLPSLGQAAAAPIRLTILHTNDMHSRIDPFPNDGRKNGGMGGMARRATLVKQIRAQEPNVLLLDAGDIWQGTPYFNFFGGELEFKLMTEMGYDAATLGNHDFDNGLDGLQKQLPHAGFPFLVANYDFSDTILKDQFKPYKVFVKDGVRVGVFGLGIQLAGLVADKNFGGTKYLDPVATAQRMVQTLRKKENVDLVICLSHLGYKYESDRIDDRKLAQQVNGIDLIIGGHTHTFLDEPEKFTHANGHVTLVNQVGWSGINLGRVDFIFNRKTKAKTASTASVLPLNQSVRIS; encoded by the coding sequence ATGAAGCGTCGTGAGTTTATAAAAAGTACTTTGGCCGGCACGGCTGGTTTGGCGGTGTTGGGGCTTCCCAGCCTTGGGCAAGCGGCCGCTGCGCCTATCAGGTTAACCATTCTGCACACCAATGACATGCACTCCCGCATTGATCCGTTCCCGAACGATGGACGCAAGAACGGAGGCATGGGCGGCATGGCCCGGCGGGCTACGCTGGTAAAGCAGATCAGGGCCCAGGAGCCCAATGTGCTCTTGCTGGATGCAGGAGATATCTGGCAGGGAACCCCATATTTCAACTTCTTCGGAGGAGAGCTGGAGTTCAAGCTTATGACGGAAATGGGCTATGATGCCGCTACCCTGGGCAACCATGACTTTGACAACGGCTTAGATGGCCTTCAAAAGCAGTTACCCCATGCCGGATTCCCCTTCCTGGTAGCGAACTATGACTTCTCAGATACTATTCTTAAGGATCAATTCAAACCTTACAAGGTCTTTGTGAAAGACGGCGTGCGGGTTGGAGTGTTTGGCTTAGGCATCCAGCTGGCTGGGCTGGTCGCCGACAAGAACTTCGGGGGCACTAAGTACTTAGATCCGGTAGCCACGGCCCAACGCATGGTTCAAACGCTACGGAAAAAAGAAAACGTGGATCTAGTGATCTGTCTGTCGCATCTGGGTTATAAATATGAGTCCGATAGGATTGATGACCGCAAACTGGCCCAACAGGTGAACGGGATTGACCTCATCATTGGCGGGCATACCCACACCTTTTTGGATGAGCCGGAGAAGTTTACCCACGCCAACGGACATGTGACTTTGGTGAATCAGGTGGGCTGGTCTGGCATTAACCTGGGCCGGGTAGATTTTATCTTCAATAGAAAAACTAAGGCAAAAACGGCTTCTACGGCTTCTGTGCTCCCTTTGAATCAAAGTGTCAGAATTTCGTAA
- a CDS encoding 5'-nucleotidase C-terminal domain-containing protein, translating to MSFISSFRSQGVSFSVALALLLAGCQKELTPTASLSAPTDIPVNTQISPDPTVEGTITPYRTRVDKTMNEVIGQAPVAIERGGVESPLGNFVADLCRTQTMAVYGKTIDMGGMTSGGLRNPIDQGPITVGDVFELMPFENEMLVLTLSGETVKEMFDFAARTKILTIANSSYTLRNGQAEAITIGGKPFDPSKTYTLAISDYLANGGDNMGFLKKALKIEQTGLLARDAIMKEIKQRTAQGKPVLAEKDGRVIEVK from the coding sequence ATGTCTTTCATTTCCTCTTTCCGTAGCCAGGGAGTTTCTTTCAGTGTGGCCTTGGCCTTGTTGCTGGCGGGGTGCCAAAAGGAGTTAACTCCTACGGCCAGCCTTTCTGCGCCAACAGATATCCCGGTTAATACGCAGATTAGTCCAGACCCTACGGTAGAGGGAACCATTACCCCGTACCGCACCCGCGTGGATAAGACTATGAACGAGGTCATTGGCCAGGCGCCCGTAGCTATTGAAAGGGGAGGAGTAGAGTCCCCGTTGGGGAATTTTGTGGCTGACCTGTGCCGTACCCAAACCATGGCAGTCTACGGCAAAACCATTGACATGGGAGGCATGACCAGCGGCGGCTTGCGCAACCCCATAGACCAGGGACCTATCACGGTGGGCGATGTGTTTGAACTGATGCCTTTTGAGAACGAGATGCTGGTACTTACCCTTTCGGGCGAAACCGTGAAGGAAATGTTTGACTTTGCTGCCCGCACTAAGATATTGACCATAGCCAACTCCAGCTACACCTTGCGCAACGGGCAGGCCGAAGCCATCACAATTGGAGGCAAACCCTTTGACCCAAGCAAAACCTATACGCTGGCCATCTCAGATTACCTGGCGAATGGGGGAGATAACATGGGTTTTCTGAAAAAGGCCCTTAAAATAGAGCAGACTGGTCTTCTGGCCCGTGATGCCATCATGAAGGAAATCAAACAACGTACCGCCCAGGGCAAACCCGTTCTCGCTGAAAAGGACGGTCGGGTAATAGAGGTGAAGTAG
- the ctlX gene encoding citrulline utilization hydrolase CtlX yields the protein MQTENKLPSFANVPLATQVLLVRPAKFGSNSQTAATNTFQQEVPAGTEDKVQQKALDEFNQFLLKLWAARIDAVVLDDVEDPATPDAVFPNNWISFHEGGKVVLYPMLSPTRRLERRPELLTQLQEEHGFSFTEVIDLTHFENEGKFLEGTGSLVLDRQHRIAFACLSERTHQEPLEAFCEKMDYRPVVFHAFDADGLPIYHTNVLLTVGADFALVCLEAIPDEEEQGFLLEALVDSGKEILDISLAQVKKMAGNMLQVRNKAGEPVLVMSEKGYKALRKDQFEYLNTRTKMVRSDLRTIEAHGGGSARCMLAEIYK from the coding sequence ATGCAAACCGAAAACAAACTTCCTTCTTTCGCCAATGTTCCGCTGGCAACCCAGGTCCTGCTGGTGCGCCCGGCAAAGTTTGGCTCCAACTCTCAGACAGCCGCCACCAACACTTTCCAGCAGGAAGTACCTGCGGGCACAGAAGACAAGGTGCAGCAAAAAGCGCTGGATGAATTCAACCAGTTTTTACTGAAACTGTGGGCCGCCCGCATAGATGCCGTGGTACTGGACGATGTGGAAGACCCCGCTACGCCAGATGCCGTGTTCCCCAACAACTGGATTTCCTTCCATGAAGGCGGCAAAGTGGTGCTCTACCCCATGCTTTCTCCTACCCGTAGGTTGGAGCGCCGACCAGAGCTGTTAACCCAACTTCAGGAGGAGCATGGCTTTTCGTTTACTGAAGTCATAGACCTTACCCATTTTGAAAACGAAGGCAAGTTCTTAGAGGGGACCGGCAGTTTGGTGCTGGACCGCCAGCATAGAATTGCGTTCGCCTGCCTTTCTGAGCGCACCCACCAGGAGCCGCTGGAGGCCTTCTGCGAAAAAATGGATTACCGCCCCGTTGTGTTCCACGCGTTTGATGCCGATGGTCTGCCGATTTACCACACCAACGTGCTGCTCACCGTTGGCGCTGATTTTGCCCTGGTGTGCCTGGAAGCCATCCCGGACGAAGAAGAGCAGGGATTTTTGCTGGAAGCCTTAGTTGACTCCGGAAAAGAGATTCTGGACATCAGCCTGGCGCAGGTAAAGAAAATGGCGGGCAACATGCTCCAGGTCCGGAACAAAGCCGGAGAGCCAGTTTTAGTTATGTCAGAGAAAGGCTACAAAGCCCTCCGCAAAGACCAGTTTGAATACCTGAACACCCGCACCAAAATGGTACGCTCAGACCTGAGAACCATTGAGGCTCACGGCGGCGGAAGCGCCCGCTGCATGTTGGCAGAAATTTATAAGTAG
- a CDS encoding DUF72 domain-containing protein: MDIAQDKLYIGTSGFSYAWKGIFYPEDIKSAEMLPFYAERFNCTEVNSSFYHFTMEKTILKWLDTTPAHFKFAPKLHRSITHESRLQNIEDPLRKWMDRFLLMGERLGPVLVQLPGSFHYNELIAKHFFTLLRNLYPTTVFALEVRHASWHTEEVLELLEEFNISLVVISAGKRWPGLATATTDTVYMRLHGHEQLYRGAYPDEELERFGYMAQDWLLDDKTVWCFFNNTIGGNATSDAQKLREVIMNL; the protein is encoded by the coding sequence ATGGACATTGCACAAGACAAGTTATACATAGGCACCTCCGGTTTCAGCTACGCCTGGAAAGGCATCTTCTACCCCGAAGACATCAAATCTGCGGAGATGCTGCCGTTTTATGCCGAGCGCTTCAACTGCACCGAGGTCAACAGCAGTTTCTACCATTTCACCATGGAGAAGACCATTCTGAAATGGCTGGACACTACGCCGGCCCATTTCAAGTTCGCGCCCAAGCTGCACCGGTCCATCACGCATGAAAGCAGATTGCAGAACATAGAAGACCCTTTACGGAAGTGGATGGACCGGTTCCTGCTCATGGGCGAGCGGTTAGGGCCGGTGTTGGTGCAGTTGCCGGGTTCTTTCCATTACAATGAGCTTATCGCGAAGCACTTCTTTACCCTGCTACGGAATTTATACCCCACTACCGTCTTCGCCCTGGAAGTGCGGCACGCTTCCTGGCACACCGAGGAGGTGCTGGAATTGCTGGAGGAATTCAATATCTCCCTGGTAGTCATCAGCGCAGGCAAACGCTGGCCCGGATTAGCCACAGCCACCACTGACACAGTGTACATGCGCCTGCACGGCCACGAACAACTGTATAGAGGCGCTTACCCCGACGAAGAACTGGAACGGTTTGGCTATATGGCGCAAGACTGGCTGCTGGATGATAAAACGGTGTGGTGCTTCTTCAACAACACCATCGGGGGCAATGCTACCTCAGACGCGCAGAAACTGCGGGAGGTGATCATGAACCTTTAA